Proteins from a single region of Cannabis sativa mitochondrion, complete genome:
- the rps7 gene encoding ribosomal protein S7, translating into MGGLDGEQKQLIKKLVNFRMKEGKRTRVRAIVYQTFHRPAQTERDVIKLMVDAVENIKPICEVEKVGVAGTIYDVPGIVARDRQQTLAIRWILEAAFKRRISYRISLEKCSFAEILDAYRKRGIARKKRENLHRLASTNRRFAHFRWW; encoded by the coding sequence ATGGGGGGCTTGGATGGTGAGCAAAAACAATTGATCAAGAAGTTGGTCAACTTTCGCATGAAAGAAGGTAAAAGAACGAGAGTTCGTGCTATTGTTTATCAAACTTTTCATCGCCCAGCTCAAACTGAACGCGATGTAATCAAACTTATGGTTGACGCCGTAGAGAATATAAAGCCCATATGCGAAGTGGAAAAAGTAGGAGTCGCTGGTACTATTTATGATGTCCCTGGGATTGTAGCCAGGGATCGTCAACAAACCTTAGCTATTCGTTGGATCCTTGAAGCAGCTTTCAAACGACGTATAAGCTACAGGATAAGCTTAGAGAAATGTTCATTTGCTGAGATACTGGATGCTTACCGAAAGAGGGGAATTGCACGTAAGAAAAGGGAGAATCTTCATAGACTGGCTTCCACCAATCGAAGGTTCGCGCATTTCAGATGGTGGTAA
- the cox2 gene encoding cytochrome c oxidase subunit 2, with translation MIVLEWLFLTISPCDAAEPWQLGFQDAATPMMQGIIDLHHDIFFFLILILVFVSRILVRALWHFHYQKNPIPQRIVHGTTIEILWTIFPSIILMFIAIPSFALLYSMDEVVVDPAITIKAIGHQWYWTYEYSDYNSSDEESLTFDSYMIPEDDLELGQLRLLEVDNRVVVPAKTHLRIIVTSADVLHSWAVPSLGVKCDAVPGRLNQISILVQREGVYYGQCSEICGTNHAFSIVVEAVPRKDYGSRVSNQLIPQTGEA, from the exons ATGATTGTTCTAGAATGGCTATTCCTCACGATTTCTCCTTGTGATGCAGCGGAACCGTGGCAATTAGGATTTCAAGACGCAGCAACACCTATGATGCAAGGAATAATAGACTTACATCACGATATCTTTTTCTTCCTCATTCTGATTTTGGTTTTCGTATCACGGATCTTGGTTCGCGCTTTATGGCATTTCCACTATCAAAAAAATCCAATCCCGCAAAGAATTGTTCATGGAACTACTATCGAGATTCTTTGGACTATATTTCCTAGTATCATCCTGATGTTCATTGCTATACCCTCATTTGCTCTGTTATACTCAATGGACGAGGTAGTAGTAGATCCAGCCATTACTATCAAAGCTATTGGACATCAATGGTATTGGACTTATGAATATTCAGACTATAACAGTTCCGATGAAGAGTCACTCACTTTTGACAGTTATATGATTCCAGAAGATGATCTAGAATTGGGTCAATTACGTTTATTAGAAGTTGACAATAGAGTGGTTGTACCAGCCAAAACTCATCTACGTATTATTGTAACATCTGCTGATGTACTTCATAGTTGGGCTGTACCTTCTTTAGGTGTCAAATGTGATGCAGTACCTGGTCGTTTAAATCAGATCTCTATTTTGGTACAACGAGAAGGAGTTTACTATGGTCAGTGCAGTGAGATTTGTGGAACTAATCATGCCTTT TCTATCGTCGTAGAAGCTGTTCCTAGGAAAGATTATGGTTCTCGGGTATCCAATCAATTAATCCCCCAAACCGGGGAAGCTTAA
- the rps4 gene encoding ribosomal protein S4, with protein sequence MRYALPALRFKTCRLLSGNVRNRELTIIQRRILRRLRNKMRSIKRKIYPRKNLNSYIQSQTTRKLPLFHGDLPITEMHRGTEQTSYIPFPLNPETRSDVIPVRLHFCETIPQARQPISHRRVCVNNGMVSITHLKVSHGDLISFQENDARIRGEEIRRSFYKEISVEKIIGKFLNHPVRMWRRTKTEWFHLLKTKRGCRLLLKSRFLQQLRSSMQEEDLERTKKFGSEKVCLGSSFAEHNRMKRNLYHFKSLFLSKRRNEKNRNLPYPTSSPIGDNSDLYSNSTYFSASPHQFTKKRRIKRIELPTHYSEVNHRTLKAVVSYGPNIGHIPHDIRLKDLNLLLRSGNGRGQNI encoded by the coding sequence ACGAGATATGCCTTGCCTGCATTAAGATTTAAAACTTGTCGTCTACTTTCAGGAAATGTTCGGAACAGAGAACTTACAATAATACAACGCCGCATTCTCCGAAGATTGAGGAACAAGATGAGATCTATTAAGAGAAAGATTTATCCGAGAAAAAATCTTAACAGTTACATCCAATCACAAACTACACGAAAGTTGCCCCTTTTTCATGGGGATTTACCCATCACAGAGATGCACAGAGGAACAGAACAAACTTCCTATATCCCTTTTCCACTCAATCCAGAAACAAGATCGGACGTTATTCCGGTTCGTCTCCATTTTTGTGAAACTATTCCTCAAGCAAGGCAGCCGATAAGTCATCGAAGGGTTTGTGTGAATAATGGAATGGTAAGCATAACTCATTTGAAAGTTTCCCACGGTGATCTAATATCTTTTCAAGAAAATGACGCGAGAATCCGCGGTGAAGAAATAAGGAGATCTTTCTATAAAGAAATTTCAGTTGAAAAAATCATAGGAAAATTCCTGAATCACCCGGTAAGAATGTGGAGAAGAACCAAAACAGAATGGTTCCACCTACTCAAAACTAAGAGGGGATGCCGCCTACTACTAAAATCCCGGTTTTTGCAACAGTTGCGTTCTTCTATGCAAGAAGAAGACTTAGAAAGAACAAAGAAGTTTGGATCCGAAAAAGTATGCTTAGGCAGTTCCTTCGCGGAGCACAACAGAATGAAGAGGAATTTGTATCATTTCAAATCCCTATTCTTATCGAAGAGAAGGAACGAGAAAAACCGAAATCTTCCTTATCCAACAAGCAGTCCTATAGGTGACAACTCTGATTTATATAGTAATTCGACCTATTTCTCCGCATCCCCCCATCAGTTTACTAAGAAGAGAAGAATCAAAAGGATTGAACTACCTACTCATTATTCGGAGGTGAATCATAGAACACTAAAAGCTGTGGTATCTTATGGACCTAACATAGGTCACATCCCTCACGACATAAGATTGAAAGATCTAAACCTTCTTCTTCGGAGCGGAAACGGACGTGGCCAAAACATATAA